Proteins encoded together in one Bradyrhizobium sp. PSBB068 window:
- the phaR gene encoding polyhydroxyalkanoate synthesis repressor PhaR → MAKSEQPTTIKKYANRRLYNTGTSTYVTLEDLAAMVKEGEDFLVYDAKTGDDITRSVLAQIIFEQENKAGQNLLPTTFLRQLIRFYGDSMQMVVPKYLEQSIETLTKEQEKFRKQIAGALSGTPFAPLEEQVRRNMELFQQTFSMFKPFVPQRGGTEAEKVPEPAPDDGNIDDLRRQMKDMQERLERMSQPAKKDE, encoded by the coding sequence ATGGCAAAATCTGAACAACCGACCACGATCAAGAAATACGCGAACCGGCGGCTCTATAATACCGGTACGAGCACCTATGTGACGCTCGAGGATCTCGCGGCGATGGTGAAGGAAGGCGAGGATTTCCTCGTCTATGACGCGAAGACCGGCGACGACATCACCCGCTCCGTGCTCGCGCAAATCATCTTCGAACAGGAGAACAAGGCCGGGCAGAACCTGCTGCCGACCACGTTCCTGCGACAGCTGATCCGGTTCTACGGCGACAGCATGCAGATGGTGGTGCCGAAATATCTCGAACAGTCGATCGAGACGCTGACCAAGGAACAGGAGAAATTCCGCAAGCAGATCGCGGGCGCCCTGAGCGGCACGCCGTTCGCTCCCCTGGAAGAACAGGTCCGCCGTAACATGGAGCTGTTCCAGCAGACCTTCTCGATGTTCAAGCCGTTCGTGCCGCAGCGCGGCGGCACTGAAGCCGAGAAGGTGCCGGAGCCCGCGCCCGACGACGGCAACATCGACGACCTGCGCCGCCAGATGAAGGACATGCAGGAACGTCTCGAGCGCATGTCGCAGCCGGCGAAGAAGGACGAGTAG
- a CDS encoding acetyl-CoA C-acetyltransferase has protein sequence MSDDVVIVSAARTPVGSFNGAFATTPAHDLGAIAIKAALERAGVEGGQVSEVIMGQILTAAQGQNPARQASIAAGIPVESPAWGVNQLCGSGLRTVALGYQALLNGDSSIVVAGGQESMSMAPHAQYLRGGVKMGGLELIDTMIKDGLWDAFNGYHMGNTAENVAKQYQITRAQQDEFAVGSQNKAEAAQKAGKFKDEIVPVTIKSRKGDIVVDADEYPRHGATLDAMAKLRAAFEKDGTVTAGNASGINDGAAAVVLMTAKEAAKQGKKVLARIVSWGQAGVDPKIMGTGPIPASRAALKKAGWNIADLDLIEANEAFAAQACAVNKDLGWDPAKVNVNGGAIAIGHPVGASGARVLVTLLHEMQKRDAKKGLATLCIGGGMGIAMCVARD, from the coding sequence ATGTCAGACGATGTCGTCATCGTCAGCGCCGCCCGCACCCCGGTCGGCAGCTTCAACGGCGCATTCGCGACCACACCGGCTCACGATCTCGGCGCGATTGCCATCAAGGCGGCGCTGGAGCGTGCCGGCGTCGAGGGCGGCCAGGTCTCCGAAGTCATCATGGGCCAGATCCTCACCGCGGCGCAGGGCCAGAACCCGGCCCGCCAGGCCTCCATCGCGGCCGGCATTCCCGTGGAAAGCCCGGCCTGGGGCGTCAACCAGCTCTGCGGCTCCGGCCTGCGCACGGTCGCGCTCGGCTACCAGGCGCTGCTCAACGGCGATTCCTCGATCGTCGTCGCGGGCGGCCAGGAGTCGATGAGCATGGCCCCGCACGCGCAGTATCTGCGCGGCGGCGTCAAGATGGGCGGCCTCGAGCTGATCGACACCATGATCAAGGACGGCCTGTGGGATGCCTTCAACGGCTACCACATGGGCAACACCGCCGAGAACGTCGCCAAGCAGTACCAGATCACCCGCGCGCAGCAGGACGAGTTCGCAGTCGGTTCGCAGAACAAGGCCGAGGCGGCGCAGAAGGCCGGCAAGTTCAAGGACGAGATCGTCCCGGTCACGATCAAGAGCCGCAAGGGCGACATCGTGGTCGATGCCGACGAGTATCCGCGCCACGGCGCGACGCTCGACGCGATGGCCAAGCTCCGCGCCGCCTTCGAGAAGGACGGCACCGTAACCGCCGGCAACGCCTCCGGCATCAATGACGGCGCCGCCGCCGTCGTGCTGATGACCGCCAAGGAAGCCGCCAAGCAGGGCAAGAAGGTGCTCGCCCGCATCGTCTCCTGGGGCCAGGCCGGCGTCGATCCCAAGATCATGGGCACCGGTCCGATCCCCGCTTCGCGCGCGGCGCTGAAGAAGGCCGGCTGGAACATCGCCGACCTCGATTTGATCGAGGCCAATGAGGCGTTCGCCGCGCAGGCCTGCGCCGTCAACAAGGACCTCGGCTGGGATCCGGCCAAGGTCAACGTCAATGGCGGCGCGATCGCGATCGGCCATCCGGTCGGCGCGTCGGGTGCGCGCGTGCTGGTCACGCTGCTGCACGAGATGCAGAAGCGCGATGCCAAGAAGGGCCTCGCGACGCTGTGCATCGGCGGCGGCATGGGCATCGCCATGTGCGTTGCACGCGACTGA
- the phbB gene encoding acetoacetyl-CoA reductase: protein MARVALVTGGTRGIGAAISKALKAAGYNVAASYAGNDAAAEKFKAENGIPVYKWDVASFDACAAGVKKVETELGPIDVLVNNAGITRDTAFHKMTLEQWNAVINTNLGSLFNMTRQVIEGMRARKFGRIISISSINGQKGQFGQVNYSAAKAGDIGFTKALAIENAKGGITVNVIAPGYINTEMVQAVPKDVLEKNVIPQIPVNRLGEPEEIARAVVFLAADDAGFITGSTLTINGGQYHA from the coding sequence ATGGCACGTGTTGCATTGGTGACGGGCGGAACGCGGGGCATCGGAGCTGCTATCAGCAAGGCGCTGAAAGCGGCCGGCTACAACGTGGCGGCGAGCTACGCCGGCAATGACGCCGCGGCGGAGAAGTTCAAGGCGGAGAACGGGATTCCCGTCTACAAGTGGGACGTCGCATCGTTCGACGCCTGCGCGGCCGGTGTGAAGAAGGTCGAGACCGAACTCGGCCCCATCGACGTGCTGGTGAACAATGCCGGCATCACCCGCGACACCGCATTCCACAAGATGACGCTCGAGCAGTGGAATGCCGTGATCAACACCAACCTCGGCTCGCTGTTCAACATGACGCGCCAGGTGATCGAGGGCATGCGCGCCCGCAAGTTCGGCCGCATCATCTCGATCTCCTCGATTAACGGCCAGAAGGGCCAGTTCGGCCAGGTCAATTATTCAGCGGCGAAGGCCGGCGACATCGGCTTCACCAAGGCGCTGGCGATCGAGAACGCCAAGGGCGGCATCACCGTCAATGTGATCGCGCCCGGCTACATCAACACCGAGATGGTGCAGGCGGTGCCGAAGGATGTGCTGGAGAAGAACGTGATTCCGCAGATCCCGGTCAATCGCCTCGGCGAGCCTGAGGAGATCGCGCGCGCGGTGGTCTTCCTGGCGGCCGACGATGCCGGCTTCATCACCGGCTCGACGCTGACCATCAACGGCGGCCAGTATCACGCGTAA
- a CDS encoding EamA family transporter: MTTRTATLVGLTAILMWSLLSVMTVATGAITAFQLAAMTFAIGAAVAFASFLLRPAAFGALKQPLLAWVVGVGGLFGYHALYFLALRFAPPAEAGLLNYLWPLLIVLFSSLLPGERLAIHHIVGALLGLAGTVLLFAGNTCNFTREQIPGFAAAFVAAFVWATYSVMSRRLKAVPTDAVAGFCLATAVLAALVHMMVETTVWPATPLQWLAVVALGIGPVGAAFFAWDIGMKRGDIRVLGAASYATPLLSTAFLILAGFAEPSANIAIAAVLIAGGGLIAAKDMVLRK; the protein is encoded by the coding sequence ATGACCACCCGGACTGCCACCCTTGTCGGACTGACCGCCATCCTGATGTGGTCGCTGCTGTCGGTCATGACGGTCGCGACCGGCGCGATCACGGCGTTCCAGCTTGCTGCCATGACGTTTGCGATCGGCGCTGCGGTCGCGTTCGCAAGCTTCCTGTTGCGCCCTGCCGCGTTCGGCGCCTTGAAGCAGCCGCTGCTCGCCTGGGTCGTCGGCGTCGGCGGGCTGTTCGGCTATCACGCGCTGTATTTCCTGGCGCTGCGCTTCGCGCCGCCGGCCGAGGCCGGCCTGCTCAACTATCTCTGGCCGCTGTTGATCGTGCTGTTCTCCTCGCTATTGCCGGGCGAACGGCTGGCGATCCATCACATCGTCGGCGCACTGCTTGGCCTTGCCGGCACCGTGCTGCTGTTTGCCGGCAACACCTGCAATTTCACCAGGGAACAGATTCCAGGCTTCGCGGCGGCCTTCGTCGCGGCATTCGTGTGGGCGACCTATTCGGTGATGTCGCGCCGGCTCAAGGCGGTGCCGACAGATGCCGTGGCGGGCTTTTGCCTTGCCACCGCAGTGCTGGCCGCGCTGGTGCACATGATGGTGGAGACCACGGTGTGGCCCGCAACGCCGCTGCAATGGTTGGCAGTGGTCGCACTCGGCATCGGTCCGGTGGGCGCGGCGTTCTTTGCCTGGGACATCGGCATGAAGCGCGGCGACATCCGCGTGCTGGGAGCAGCGTCCTACGCCACGCCGCTGCTCTCGACCGCGTTCCTCATCCTGGCGGGTTTCGCCGAGCCCAGCGCCAACATCGCCATCGCCGCCGTTCTGATCGCCGGCGGTGGGTTGATCGCGGCGAAGGACATGGTGTTGCGGAAATGA
- a CDS encoding cupin domain-containing protein, which translates to MSQPSAADIIAQLALKPHPEGGHYRETFRDERCDAAGRAHSTAIYFLLARGERSHWHRIDAVEMWHHYAGAPLTLRIAQDGGPQQSITLGGDVARGEQPQALVPAGAWQAAESSGDWTLVGCTVAPGFEFSKFELAPKGWEPA; encoded by the coding sequence ATGTCACAGCCCTCCGCGGCCGACATCATCGCGCAGCTCGCGCTGAAGCCGCATCCCGAAGGCGGGCATTATCGCGAGACGTTTCGCGACGAGCGCTGCGATGCCGCCGGGCGCGCGCATTCGACCGCGATCTATTTCCTGCTGGCGCGCGGCGAGCGCTCGCATTGGCACCGCATCGACGCCGTCGAGATGTGGCACCATTATGCCGGCGCGCCGTTGACCTTGCGGATTGCGCAGGACGGCGGCCCGCAGCAATCGATCACGCTCGGCGGTGATGTCGCGCGCGGCGAACAGCCGCAGGCGCTCGTACCGGCGGGCGCCTGGCAGGCGGCGGAAAGCAGCGGCGACTGGACGCTGGTCGGCTGCACGGTCGCGCCGGGATTCGAGTTTTCGAAGTTCGAGCTGGCGCCGAAGGGTTGGGAGCCAGCTTAG
- the gloB gene encoding hydroxyacylglutathione hydrolase translates to MTAEIRTFSCLTDNFGYLIHDPVTKATASIDAPEAGPIIKALEREGWTLTDILITHHHGDHVGGVAELKQKYGCRVVAPHDQSAKIANVDLRAANADVIKIGSLLARVVETPGHTLDHISYVFDGEKAVFAADTLFSIGCGRVFEGTYPMMWDSLLKLRSLPDDFRLYCGHEYTASNVKFALTIEADNPHLQARAEEVTRLRAENKPTIPVLLGDEKKANVFLRADEPAVAAKLHMKGADPALVFGELRERKNKS, encoded by the coding sequence ATGACCGCCGAAATTCGTACCTTCAGCTGCCTCACCGACAATTTCGGGTACCTGATCCACGATCCCGTAACCAAGGCGACGGCGTCGATCGACGCGCCGGAAGCCGGCCCGATCATCAAGGCGCTGGAGCGCGAAGGCTGGACGCTGACCGACATCCTGATCACCCATCACCATGGCGACCATGTCGGCGGCGTCGCCGAGCTGAAGCAGAAATACGGCTGCCGCGTCGTCGCCCCGCACGACCAGTCGGCGAAGATCGCCAATGTCGACCTGCGCGCCGCCAATGCCGACGTCATCAAGATCGGCAGTCTCCTGGCCCGCGTGGTCGAAACCCCCGGCCATACGCTCGACCATATCTCCTACGTGTTCGACGGCGAGAAGGCCGTGTTCGCCGCCGACACGCTGTTCTCGATCGGCTGCGGCCGGGTGTTCGAAGGCACCTATCCGATGATGTGGGATTCGCTGCTGAAGCTGCGTTCGCTGCCGGATGATTTCCGCCTGTATTGCGGCCATGAATACACCGCCTCGAACGTGAAGTTCGCGCTCACCATCGAGGCCGACAATCCGCATCTGCAAGCGCGCGCCGAGGAAGTGACGCGGCTGCGCGCCGAGAACAAGCCGACGATTCCCGTGCTGCTCGGCGACGAGAAGAAGGCCAACGTGTTCCTGCGCGCCGACGAGCCTGCGGTTGCGGCCAAGCTGCACATGAAGGGCGCCGACCCGGCGCTGGTGTTCGGCGAGCTCCGCGAGCGCAAGAACAAGTCCTGA
- a CDS encoding class I SAM-dependent methyltransferase — MDVIDLRDFYSQRLGIVARQLINRGIRARWPNAEGQRVLGLGYPTPYLGLFRDSCERCIAFMPAAQGVLKWPTGRPALATLIDEFSMPLPDAAVDRVLLVHALEMSDDPERLLREVWRVLSPSGRLIAIIPNRRGVWTRTDATPFGHGRPYSRAQITQLLRQTWFTPASWGEALFMPPVQGSWFLRSAMAWERVGAALSMPFAGVHIVEASKQVYRAIPARRERPQLIPSLRPVLVPSSTATRKSSHSE; from the coding sequence ATGGACGTCATCGACCTCCGCGATTTCTATTCGCAGCGCCTCGGCATCGTGGCGCGGCAGCTGATCAACCGCGGCATCCGTGCGCGGTGGCCGAACGCGGAAGGCCAGCGCGTGCTCGGGCTCGGCTATCCGACGCCCTATCTCGGCCTGTTCCGTGATAGCTGCGAGCGCTGTATTGCCTTCATGCCGGCCGCCCAGGGCGTGCTGAAATGGCCGACCGGCCGCCCCGCGTTGGCGACCCTGATCGACGAATTCTCGATGCCGTTACCGGATGCCGCGGTCGACCGCGTGCTCTTGGTGCATGCGCTGGAGATGTCCGACGATCCGGAGCGGCTGCTGCGCGAGGTGTGGCGGGTGCTGTCGCCGTCGGGGCGGCTGATCGCGATCATCCCGAACCGGCGCGGCGTCTGGACGCGCACCGATGCGACGCCGTTCGGCCATGGCCGGCCCTATTCGCGGGCCCAGATCACCCAGCTGTTACGGCAGACCTGGTTCACGCCGGCGTCATGGGGCGAGGCGCTGTTCATGCCGCCGGTGCAAGGCAGCTGGTTCCTGCGCTCGGCGATGGCGTGGGAGCGGGTCGGCGCGGCGCTGTCGATGCCCTTCGCCGGCGTGCATATCGTGGAAGCGAGCAAGCAGGTCTATCGCGCGATCCCGGCGCGCCGCGAGCGGCCGCAGCTGATCCCGTCGTTGCGGCCGGTGTTGGTGCCGTCCTCGACGGCGACGCGCAAATCCAGCCACTCGGAATGA